The Burkholderia cepacia genomic interval GGCCAACGCGGCCCACAACGCCACCAATGCGCAGCAGCAGAGCTACGTCACCGCGCAAGCCGCCACCACGATGGGCGTCGCGACGCTGTATTCGCTCGACACGGCCACGACCGGGGTAGCCACCACGAAGATCCTCGGCACCTGAGGATTGCCGGAAACAGTTGACCCCAAGGAGTTGAACACATGGCCTTTCCTACAGCCGTCAATGACCAGGTCACCGATTCGGTGACGCAGGGGAACACCCAGGTGTTGGGCGTATCGCCGGCCGTTGCAATGGGCAACCTTTACCAGGCTACGGCGCAGGCGTTGGCCAACGCGGCCCACAACGCCACGCTGGCGCAGCAGCAGATGTACGTTACGGCGCAAGCCGCAACCACGATGGGTGTCGCGCTGCTGTACTCGTTGGATACCGGCAGTACGGCAATGGCGACCAAGAAGATCCTCGGCTGAGGGCTCATGCGTTGATCACCGGCCCCCACCTGTCATCCAAACATTAAGGAGCATGAATCATGGCATTTCCGACATCAGTCAACAGCCAGATCACCGATTCGGTTTCGCAAGTCAACACGAAAGTCCTGGGCGACGCGCCATCGGTCGCGATGGGAAATCTGTACGTGGCGACGAGCCAAGCGCTTTCGAATGCCGCTCATAACGCGACGAACAACCAGCAACAGTCCTACGTGACGATGCAGGCGTCCACCACGCAGGCCGTATCCACGCTGCTGACGGTGGAAACGGGCACCACGGGCGCTGCCACCGCGGAGATTCTCGGCCTGAAATAACCGCGCATGACGCCCGCGGCCGACGCACTGTGGCACGCGGGCGCCGCGCGCATCGGCTATCGGGTACCCGGCAGCACCGGCCCGCGCGATGCCACAGCTCGCCGTAGATCAAACGGCCGCCGCCGCGATGGCCATGACCTATCTCGCGATGGCCGACAGCATCGGCATCGCGATGAGCAATGCCGTGGCCAACCAGCAGCGCGGCCAGGTCGTCGCCGGCGCGGCCACGACCCAGGTTCTCGCATTGATCATCGCAAAGGGAAGCCAACAGGGAAGCAAATAGCCATGACCAC includes:
- a CDS encoding RebB family R body protein; this translates as MAFPTSVNSQITDSVSQVNTKVLGDAPSVAMGNLYVATSQALSNAAHNATNNQQQSYVTMQASTTQAVSTLLTVETGTTGAATAEILGLK
- a CDS encoding RebB family R body protein; translation: MAFPTAVNDQVTDSVTQGNTQVLGVSPAVAMGNLYQATAQALANAAHNATLAQQQMYVTAQAATTMGVALLYSLDTGSTAMATKKILG
- a CDS encoding RebB family R body protein, which encodes MPQLAVDQTAAAAMAMTYLAMADSIGIAMSNAVANQQRGQVVAGAATTQVLALIIAKGSQQGSK
- a CDS encoding RebB family R body protein — its product is MAFPTSVNDQITDSVTQANTKVLGDAPAIAMGNLYQATAQALANAAHNATNAQQQSYVTAQAATTMGVATLYSLDTATTGVATTKILGT